In Ahaetulla prasina isolate Xishuangbanna chromosome 6, ASM2864084v1, whole genome shotgun sequence, a single window of DNA contains:
- the LOC131200866 gene encoding inactive pancreatic lipase-related protein 1-like, which produces MLVFWTTLLLLFLAVRGKEVCYDRLGCFTDDIPWAGTVERPIARLPWSPQEINTRFLLYTARNQDNFQEISAIHPETIDYSNFNASKITRFITHGFIDQGEERWLSDMCKRMLQVEDINCICIDWVKGSRCAYSQAANNIRVVGSEVAYFVNILKEKYGYSPSMVHFIGHSLGAHAAAELGSRIKGIGRLSGLDPAQPYFQGTPPEVRLDKNDAEFVDVIHTDSAPLIPNLGFGISQAIGHLDFYPNGGEEMPGCQKNSLSQVVDLDGIWEGTRDFVACNHLRSYKYYSDSIVFPDGFLGYPCAAYNLFEKGSCFPCPADGCPPMGHYADRFKNKITSEFTKLYLNTGEARNFTRWRYKSSVTLSGRSSVWGYINIALYGSGGNTRQYEIFRGRLRPGEIHTNLIDVELKVGTITHVKFLWNNVIINPTLPRLGATKITVQDGETENVFHFCGSETVREDVLQTLTPC; this is translated from the exons atgctTGTCTTTTGGACCACGCTGCTTTTACTGTTCCTTGCAGTTAGAG GCAAAGAAGTTTGCTATGACCGCCTGGGCTGCTTTACAGATGACATCCCATGGGCTGGAACAGTGGAACGTCCCATTGCACGACTTCCTTGGTCACCTCAAGAAATAAATACACGCTTTCTTCTGTATACTGCAAGGAACCAGGACAACTTTCAG gAAATCAGTGCAATTCATCCAGAAACAATTGACTACTCCAACTTCAATGCCAGCAAAATAACCCGTTTCATCACCCATGGATTCATAGACCAGGGGGAAGAGAGGTGGCTATCAGATATGTGCAAG AGAATGCTTCAAGTGGAAGATATCAACTGCATTTGCATAGATTGGGTCAAAGGTTCCAGATGTGCATATTCCCAGGCAGCTAACAACATCCGTGTGGTAGGGAGTGAAGTGGCTTATTTTGTAAACATCCTTAAG GAGAAATATGGATATTCTCCCTCCATGGTACATTTCATTGGCCATAGCCTTGGGGCACATGCAGCTGCTGAGCTGGGAAGCAGaataaaaggaattggaagactcTCTG GACTAGACCCTGCTCAACCTTACTTTCAAGGAACTCCACCTGAGGTCAGATTGGACAAAAATGATGCTGAGTTTGTTGACGTGATTCATACTGATTCAGCACCACTAATTCCAAACTTAG ggtTTGGGATTAGTCAAGCAATTGGACATCTTGATTTTTATCCAAATGGAGGAGAAGAAATGCCAggatgtcagaaaaattctctttCACAAGTAGTGGAtcttgatggcatttgggaag GAACCCGTGACTTTGTGGCCTGTAACCATCTACGGAGCTATAAATATTATTCAGATAGCATTGTATTTCCAGATGGATTTTTGGGTTACCCTTGTGCAGCATACAACTTATTTGAAAAA GGCAGCTGCTTCCCCTGTCCAGCAGATGGATGTCCTCCTATGGGTCATTATGCAGatcgatttaaaaacaaaatcactTCTGAATTTACTAAGCTTTATTTGAACACCGGAGAAGCCAGAAATTTTACCC GTTGGAGATACAAGTCATCAGTCACACTGTCTGGAAGAAGCAGCGTCTGGGGATACATAAATATTGCCCTGTATGGGAGCGGAGGGAACACAAGGCAATATGAAATTTTCAG ggggAGGCTCAGACCTGGTGAGATTCATACCAACCTAATAGATGTAGAACTTAAGGTTGGAACCATTACTCATGTTAAATTTCTTTGGAACAACGTTATCATAAACCCAACTTTGCCCCGACTAGGAGCAACAAAGATTACAGTACAAGATGGAGAAACTGAGAATGT ATTCCAT